One region of Budorcas taxicolor isolate Tak-1 chromosome 3, Takin1.1, whole genome shotgun sequence genomic DNA includes:
- the ZNF644 gene encoding zinc finger protein 644 — translation MWERGTELPYFSCSALSTSMCATARKLSLPHPFGLNVLNGLTNNMDDLKINTDVTGAKEELLDDSSFISDKESGVHKPKDCQASFQKNNTFTLPEELSKDKSEKALSGGQSTLFIHAGAPTVSSENFILPKGAAVNGPVSHSSLTKTSSMNKGSVSLTTGQPVDQPTTESCSGLKVAADLQLSTPQKASQHQVLFLLSDVAHAKNPTHSIKKLPTSASIGCDIQNSVGSGIKSDSTLINQVEVGEDSEDLLVKNDCVSTLTGISSGTDEFRSDNDTNWDPQKEFIQFLITNDDTVDKAPVHSKVGLEKKRKRKMDVSKITRYTEDCFSDSNCVPNKSKMLEVDFMEQNEDVQAIDSRTYALSQVKPESADEDLESVDTFQHLIFNSDKCGEDSSPVHTSTFLSNTLKKKCEESDSESPVPFSTEEPSFYPCTKCNVNFREKKHLHRHMMYHLDGNSHFRHLNVPRPYACRECGRTFRDRNSLLKHMIIHQERRQKLMEEIRELKELQDEGRSARLQCPQCVFGTNCPKTFVQHAKTHEKDKRYYCCEECNFMAVTENELECHRGIAHGAVVKCPIVSSDVVQRKTHKKTFMKDPIIGSSKKSATYICKMCPFTTSVRSIFKKHMEYLHSSSCIDSFGSPLGLDKRKSDIIEEPIDTDSPKPLTKQQSTTFPKNSALKQDVKRTFVSSSQSSNFSKFHKRPHRIQKARKSITQSGVNVCNQNSSPHKTVMIKSSIDQKPKYFHQTAKEKSNAKANSNYLYRHKYENYRMIKKSGESYPLHFKKEEAGSLNSLHLFSSNSHNNSFISDPHNSDTKRPESFKDHRRVAVKRVVKESKKESSVGGEDLDSYPDFLHKMTVVVLQKLNSTEKKDSYETEDESSWDNVELGDYTTQTIEDETYHDINQEHVNLFPLFKSKVEGQQSGENATLSYDQNDGFYFEYYEDGGTNNFLHEIHDSQHLENAETALSKHSSVFHWTDLSLEKKSCPYCPATFETGVGLSNHVRGHLHRAGLSYEARHVVSPEQIATSDKMQHFKRTGTGTPVKRVRKAIEKSETTSEHTCQLCGGWFDTKIGLSNHVRGHLKRLGKTKWDAHKSPICVLNEMMQNEEKYEKILKALNSRRIIPRPFVAQKLASSDDFLSQNVIPLEAYRNGLKTEALSVSASEEEGLSFLNEYDETKPELPSGKKNQSLTLIELLKNKRMGEEKNSSVSPQKIHNQTARKRFVQKCVLPLNEDSPLMYQPQKMDFTMHSGMPVKLRTCVHCNTTFTSAVSLSNHLRAYARKKSAGLLTGTALDCKQKKSRSRSGSKKKLLSLPHGADEVYILRCRFCGLVFRGPLSVQEDWIKHLQRHIVNANLPRTGAGMVEVTSLLKKPASITETSFSLLMAEAAS, via the exons acTAAATGTGTTAAATGGGCTTACCAACAATATGGATGATTTGAAGATAAACACCGATGTTACTGGTGCTAAAGAAGAACTCCTAGATGACAGCAGTTTTATATCAGACAAAGAGAGTGGAGTTCATAAACCAAAAGATTGTCAAGCatcatttcagaaaaacaatACATTCACTTTGCCTGAAGAACTGTCAAAGGACAAATCTGAAAAAGCCTTAAGTGGAGGCCAGTCTACTCTGTTTATACATGCTGGTGCTCCTACTGTTTCTAGTGAAAACTTTATCTTGCCTAAGGGAGCTGCTGTTAATGGACCAGTTTCACACTCCTCCTTAACTAAGACTTCCAGTATGAATAAAGGCAGTGTTTcattaaccactggacagcctgTGGATCAGCCCACAACAGAATCTTGTTCAGGTTTGAAGGTGGCAGCCGATCTTCAGCTGTCTACACCACAGAAAGCAAGTCAAcatcaagttttatttttattatcagatGTAGCACATGCTAAGAATCCAACCCATTCCATTAAAAAACTACCTACCTCTGCTTCAATTGGTTGTGACATTCAGAATTCAGTAGGGAGTGGTATAAAGTCAGATAGCACTTTAATAAATCAAGTAGAGGTGGGTGAGGATAGTGAAGATTTATTGGTAAAAAATGATTGTGTCAGTACATTAACAGGAATTTCCTCAGGTACAGATGAATTTAGGTCAGACAATGATACAAACTGGGATCCCCAAAAAGAGTTCATTCAGTTTCTTATAACTAATGATGACACAGTAGATAAAGCTCCAGTTCACTCTAAAGTAGgtctggaaaaaaagagaaagcgaAAAATGGATGTAAGCAAGATAACTCGTTATACCGAAGATTGCTTTAGTGATTCTAACTGTGTACCCAATAAGTCAAAAATGCTAGAAGTAGACTTTATGGAACAGAATGAAGACGTGCAAGCAATAGACTCACGGACATATGCATTATCACAAGTGAAACCTGAATCAGCTGATGAAGACTTGGAATCTGTGGATACTTTTCAACATCTAATTTTTAATTCAGATAAGTGTGGAGAAGACAGTTCACCTGTTCATACTAGCACTTTTCTTTCAAAtaccttaaaaaagaaatgtgaagaaaGTGATTCTGAGTCACCTGTTCCTTTCAGCACCGAAGAGCCATCATTCTACCCCTGTACAAAGTGCAATGTGAATTTTCGGGAGAAAAAGCATCTCCACAGGCATATGATGTATCATTTAGATGGGAATAGCCACTTTCGTCATCTTAATGTCCCAAGGCCATATGCTTGTAGAGAATGTGGACGGACATTTCGAGATCGTAACTCACTGCTAAAGCATATGATTATTCAccaagaaagaagacagaaattgATGGAGGAAATACGTGAATTGAAAGAACTTCAGGATGAAGGAAGAAGTGCACGATTACAATGCCCTCAGTGTGTGTTTGGTACCAATTGCCCTAAAACATTTGTGCAACATGCTAAAACCCATGAAAAAGATAAAAGGTACTACTGCTGTGAAGAGTGTAACTTTATGGCAGTGACAGAAAATGAGCTGGAATGCCATCGAGGAATTGCCCATGGAGCAGTGGTAAAATGCCCTATTGTCAGTTCTGATGTAGTCcagagaaaaacacacaaaaaaacattcATGAAAGACCCCATTATAGGATCATCCAAAAAATCGGCTACCTATATATGTAAGATGTGTCCTTTTACTACTTCAGTcaggagtatttttaaaaaacacatggaGTACTTGCATTCATCATCATGCATTGATTCATTTGGCAGTCCTCTTGGGCTTGATAAAAGAAAAAGTGACATAATTGAAGAACCTATAGACACTGATAGTCCTAAACCATTAACTAAACAACAGTCAACAACATTTCCAAAGAACTCTGCTTTAAAACAAGATGTAAAGCGAACATTTGTATCATCCTCACAATcaagtaatttttcaaaattccatAAACGGCCACACAGAATACAAAAGGCTCGGAAAAGCATCACCCAGTCAGGTGTAAATGTGTGCAATCAAAACAGTTCTCCTCACAAGACTGTTATGATTAAAAGCAGCATTGACCAAAAACCTAAGTATTTCCatcaaacagcaaaagaaaaatctaatGCCAAGGCAAATAGCAACTATTTATATAGACATAAATatgaaaactacagaatgatcaaaAAATCAGGTGAATCGTATCCTCTGCATTTCAAAAAAGAGGAAGCTGGTTCATTAAATTCTTTACATTTGTTCTCAAGTAATTCTCACAACAATAGTTTTATTTCAGACCCTCATAACTCTGACACCAAAAGGCCAGAAAGCTTCAAAGACCACAGGCGTGTAGCTGTAAAGAGAGTAGTTAAGGAATCTAAGAAGGAAAGTTCCGTTGGAGGAGAAGACTTGGATAGCTATCCAGATTTCTTGCATAAGATGACTGTTGTTGTTTTGCAAAAACTTAATTCTACCGAAAAGAAAGATAGCTATGAAACAGAAGATGAAAGTTCCTGGGACAATGTTGAGCTAGGTGACTACACTACACAGACTATAGAAGATGAAACTTATCATGATATTAATCAAGAACATGTAAACTTATTCCCTCTATTTAAAAGCAAGGTGGAAGGTCAACAGTCTGGAGAAAATGCTACACTTAGTTATGATCAGAATGATggcttttattttgaatattatgaaGATGGTGGAACTAATAACTTTTTGCATGAGATTCATGATTCTCagcatttagaaaatgcagaaactgCATTGTCAAAGCATAGTTCTGTTTTTCACTGGACTGATTTGTCTCTCGAGAAGAAATCGTGTCCTTACTGCCCAGCAACATTTGAAACAGGTGTTGGGTTGTCAAATCATGTCAGGGGACATCTTCACAGAGCAGGATTAAGCTATGAAGCCCGCCATGTTGTATCACCAGAACAAATAGCCACAAGTGACAAAATGCAACATTTCAAAAGAACTGGCACAGGAACACCTGTTAAGCGAGttagaaaag ctaTAGAGAAGTCTGAAACCACTTCTGAACACACTTGTCAGCTCTGTGGTGGTTGGTTTGATACTAAAATTGGATTATCAAATCATGTTAGAGGCCACCTGAAAAGACTTGGAAAGACCAAGTGGGATGCTCACAAATCTCCAATCTGTGTTCTGAATGAGATGatgcaaaatgaagaaaaatatgaaaaaatcttAAAGGCATTGAACAGTCGTCGTATTATTCCTCGACCATTTGTAGCTCAGAAACTTGCATCAAGTGATGACTTTCTATCTCAAAATGTTATACCTCTTGAAGCATACCGTAATGGCCTAAAGACTGAAGCTTTATCAGTGTCTGCATCAGAGGAAGAAGGGCTGAGTTTCTTAAATGAATATGATGAAACTAAACCAGAACTGCCCAGTGGAAAAAAGAATCAGTCTCTTACACTGATAGaactgcttaaaaataaaaggatgggaGAAGAAAAGAATTCTTCTGTTTCTCCTCAAAAGATCCATAATCAAACTGCAAGAAAGAGGTTTGTTCAGAAATGTGTTCTTCCACTAAATGAAGATAGTCCATTGATGTATCAGCCACAAAAAATGGACTTCACTATGCACTCAG GTATGCCTGTGAAGCTTAGAACATGTGTGCATTGCAATACGACGTTTACAAGTGCTGTTAGCCTGTCCAACCACTTACGCGCTTATGCACGAAAGAAGAGTGCTGGACTTTTGACTGGTACAG CCTTAGATTGTAAGCAAAAGAAATCAAGGTCAAGATCCGGAAGCAAGAAGAAACTTTTATCATTACCTCATGGTGCTGACGAGGTTTACATTCTCCGATGCAG GTTTTGTGGCCTGGTCTTTCGTGGACCATTGTCTGTTCAGGAAGACTGGATTAAGCACTTACAACGACACATTGTAAACGCTAATCTTCCACGGACTGGAGCTGGCATGGTGGAAGTCACATCACTACTCAAAAAGCCTGCCTCCATTACAGAAACTTCATTTTCTCTACTAATGGCAGAAGCAGCTTCATAG